In Microbacterium esteraromaticum, the following proteins share a genomic window:
- the ilvD gene encoding dihydroxy-acid dehydratase, which yields MPGAHPDIDIKPRSRVVTDGIEATTSRGMLRAVGMGDADWDKPQIGIASSWNEITPCNLSLDRLAQGAKEGVHSGGGYPLQFGTISVSDGISMGHEGMHFSLVSREVIADSVETVIMAERLDGTVLLAGCDKSIPGMLMASARLGLSSVFLYAGSIAPGWVKLSDGTEKDITIIDSFEGVGACRAGRMTEEDLKRIECAFAPGEGACGGMYTANTMASVAEALGLSLPGSAAPPAADRRRDYFAHRSGEAVVNLLRQGITTKDILTKESFENAIALAMALGGSTNVVLHLLAIANEAGIELTLHDFNRIGSRTPHVADMKPFGKYVMNDVDRHGGIPVIMKAMLDEGLIHGDALTVTGKTVAENLRDLNPDPVDGDVIHTFADPIHASGGITILHGSLAPEGAVVKSAGFDADVFEGPARVFERERGAMDALAAGEINPGDVIVIRYEGPKGGPGMREMLAITAAIKGAGLGKDVLLLTDGRFSGGTTGLCIGHIAPEAVDAGPIAFVRDGDLIRVDIAARSLELLVEEAELDSRREGWEPLPPRYTRGVLAKYSRLVRSAAQGAVTG from the coding sequence ATGCCCGGAGCGCACCCCGACATCGACATCAAGCCCCGCAGCCGCGTCGTCACCGACGGCATCGAGGCGACCACCTCGCGCGGCATGCTTCGTGCCGTCGGGATGGGTGACGCCGACTGGGACAAGCCGCAGATCGGGATCGCGTCGAGCTGGAACGAGATCACGCCCTGCAACCTCAGCCTCGACAGGCTCGCGCAGGGTGCCAAGGAGGGCGTGCACTCCGGTGGCGGCTACCCGCTGCAGTTCGGCACCATCTCGGTCTCGGACGGCATCTCGATGGGTCACGAGGGCATGCACTTCTCGCTCGTGTCTCGCGAGGTCATCGCCGACTCGGTCGAGACGGTGATCATGGCCGAACGCCTCGACGGCACCGTGCTGCTCGCCGGCTGCGACAAATCGATCCCCGGCATGCTGATGGCCAGTGCCCGCCTCGGGCTCTCGAGCGTCTTCCTGTATGCGGGTTCGATCGCACCCGGCTGGGTGAAGCTCTCGGACGGCACCGAGAAGGACATCACGATCATCGACTCCTTCGAGGGCGTCGGCGCGTGTCGCGCGGGCCGCATGACCGAAGAAGACCTCAAGCGCATCGAATGCGCCTTCGCGCCGGGTGAGGGCGCCTGCGGCGGCATGTACACCGCCAACACCATGGCATCCGTTGCGGAGGCACTCGGCCTCAGCCTTCCCGGTTCGGCCGCCCCGCCTGCGGCTGACCGTCGCCGTGACTACTTCGCGCACCGCTCGGGCGAGGCCGTCGTGAACCTGCTCCGCCAGGGGATCACCACCAAGGACATCCTGACCAAGGAGTCGTTCGAGAACGCGATCGCTCTGGCCATGGCCCTGGGCGGTTCGACCAATGTCGTTCTGCACCTGCTCGCGATCGCGAACGAGGCGGGGATCGAGCTGACGCTGCACGACTTCAACCGCATCGGCAGCCGTACGCCCCACGTCGCAGACATGAAGCCCTTCGGCAAGTACGTCATGAACGACGTCGACCGTCACGGCGGCATCCCGGTCATCATGAAGGCGATGCTCGACGAGGGCCTCATCCACGGCGACGCGCTGACCGTCACGGGCAAGACCGTCGCCGAGAACCTGCGCGATCTGAACCCGGACCCGGTCGACGGCGACGTCATCCACACGTTCGCCGACCCGATCCACGCCTCCGGTGGCATCACAATCCTGCACGGGTCTCTCGCGCCCGAGGGGGCCGTGGTCAAGTCGGCCGGTTTCGACGCCGACGTGTTCGAGGGTCCCGCTCGCGTCTTCGAGCGCGAGCGCGGCGCGATGGACGCGCTGGCCGCCGGCGAGATCAACCCCGGCGACGTCATCGTCATCCGCTACGAAGGTCCCAAGGGCGGCCCCGGCATGCGCGAGATGCTCGCGATCACCGCGGCCATCAAGGGCGCGGGGCTCGGAAAAGATGTACTACTCTTGACGGACGGACGATTCTCAGGCGGCACAACCGGCCTGTGCATCGGCCACATAGCACCCGAAGCGGTGGACGCAGGTCCTATCGCCTTCGTGCGCGATGGTGATCTGATACGGGTCGATATCGCGGCTCGCTCCCTCGAGCTACTCGTCGAGGAGGCAGAGCTGGACTCCCGCCGGGAAGGCTGGGAGCCTCTTCCCCCGCGCTATACCCGTGGCGTCCTCGCCAAGTACTCCCGTCTCGTGCGCTCTGCCGCACAGGGCGCGGTGACCGGCTGA